In a genomic window of Rhododendron vialii isolate Sample 1 chromosome 12a, ASM3025357v1:
- the LOC131311052 gene encoding uncharacterized protein LOC131311052: protein MEGKLPPNQLCALKYKYITCHWKGKNRAHPKGEKKHKEEEMEGQFCYCGKVGKTTTSWTDSNPGRRFIGCERYGKDGACGFFVWVDPPMCARSRVVIPGLLRSIGRLEA from the exons ATGGAGGGAAAACTCCCGCCAAACCAGCTCTGTGCCCTGAAATATAAGTACATAACCTGCCATTGGAAAGGTAAAAACAGAGCACACccaaaaggagagaaaaaacacaaagaagaagagatggagGGCCAGTTCTGCTACTGTGGGAAGGTCGGGAAGACCACAACCTCTTGGACAGACTCCAACCCAGGAAGGAGGTTTATTGGTTGTGAGAGATATGGG AAAGATGGTGCATGTGGCTTCTTCGTGTGGGTTGACCCCCCTATGTGTGCTAGATCAAGAGTGGTGATTCCAGGACTCCTCAGGTCTATTGGGAGGCTTGAAGCTTAG
- the LOC131311050 gene encoding uncharacterized protein LOC131311050 isoform X2 yields MAEESHTSRVNTFDVGAGRGSVQMRGGRNGVRGGRTGVQTRGGGRTGGRNGVRGGRTGVQTRGGGRTGVQMRGGGRTVVKARGGGSTGVQVGGGAARGQGRGASRGQARGGGTQQGMVAAGQGRGAAGQGRGAARQGRGVTIRGGGVFRGGVTLRSNQLNIPTNYDQATQASQTSTVAAVRKDKRMATIATLYGNRP; encoded by the exons ATGGCAGAGGAGAGTCATACAAGTAGGGTTAACACCTTTGATGTTGGAGCAGGTAGGGGAAGTGTGCAGATGAGAGGTGGGAGGAATGGTGTGAGGGGTGGGAGGACTGGTGTGCAGACAAGGGGTGGTGGGAGGACTGGTGGGAGGAATGGTGTGAGGGGTGGGAGGACTGGTGTGCAGACAAGGGGTGGTGGGAGGACTGGTGTGCAAATGAGGGGTGGTGGAAGGACTGTTGTAAAAGCAAGGGGTGGTGGTTCGACTGGTGTCCAGGTAGGGGGTGGTGCAGCTAGGGGGCAAGGCAGGGGTGCATCTAGGGGGCAAGCTAGAGGTGGTGGTACACAACAAGGAATGGTTGCAGCTGGACAAGGTAGGGGTGCAGCTGGACAAGGCAGGGGTGCAGCTAGACAAGGTAGGGGTGTGACAATCAGAGGTGGTGGTGTGTTTAGAGGTGGTGTAACTTTAAGATCGAATCAG CTCAATATTCCAACAAACTATGATCAAGCAACACAGGCCTCTCAAACATCAACTGTGGCAGCAGTAAGGAAAGACAAGAGGATGGCTACAATTGCTACATTGTATGGAAACAGGCCATAG
- the LOC131311048 gene encoding uncharacterized protein LOC131311048 translates to MHIIKNIIESLIGTLLDINGKSKDGLNARKDMQDLEIKHDLHPQDRGSRTYLPPASYTLSKDEKRIFCKRLFDLKVPDGYSSNIGNCVSMDELKVTGLKSHDCHVLMLQLLPVALKGLLPTGPRNAILRLCAFFNRLCQRVIDQEEMASIEDEVVETLCMLERFFPPSFFDIMVHLTIHLGREARLCGPVQYRWMYLFERHMKIYKRSVGNHARPEGCIAERYLVEECITFCSRHMKSVETNNRGPRNQDFENDVILEGRPISAATSVTLTDEVLESAHRYVLFNTAIVELYLEMHIEELKNSDASLGLQKNKSLLLKRHADNFSKWLREKIQIKACTNNELEILQWLANGPRKHAMSYTGYIINGQRFHTKEAEKSTQNSGVSIDAATLCRSSVKDNAQVLDVVSYYGVIKDIILLDYHTFQLPMFKCDWANIGHGVRMEDGFTLVNLHQGQIQYDKDPFILASQAKQVFYSRETESSNWYVVLKAPPRGFYDLEMYEDTVDTTSRPQDVSVLGMNDDDDDGRITNVRGDCEGTWIEDF, encoded by the exons ATGCatatcattaaaaatattattgagaGCCTTATTGGTACGTTGTTGGATATTAACGGAAAATCCAAGGATGGTTTAAATGCTCGCAAGGATATGCAAGATTTAGAAATAAAACACGACTTGCATCCGCAAGATCGAGGGTCTAGGACATATCTTCCTCCAGCTTCCTATACACTTTCCAAGGATGAGAAGCGAATATTTTGCAAGAGGTTGTTTGACTTAAAAGTACCTGATGGGTATAGTTCAAATATTGGGAATTGCGTATCAATGGATGAATTGAAGGTCACAGGTCTCAAATCTCATGATTGTCATGTACTAATGCTTCAGTTGTTGCCTGTAGCCTTAAAGGGGTTACTACCAACAGGACCGAGAAATGCAATACTTCGCCTTTGCGCATTCTTCAATAGATTGTGTCAAAGAGTtattgatcaagaagaaatgGCATCCATTGAGGATGAGGTGGTTGAAACGTTATGCATGCTTGAGAGGTTCTTTCCACCTTCGTTCTTTGATATCatggtgcacttaacaattcaCTTAGGACGAGAAGCACGACTTTGTGGGCCAGTCCAATATCGTTGGATGTACCTTTTTGAGAG ACATATGAAGATATACAAACGAAGTGTTGGGAATCATGCACGACCTGAAGGTTGTATAGCTGAACGCTACCTCGTAGAAGAGTGCATAACATTTTGCAGCCGACACATGAAATCTGTGGAAACAAACAATAGGGGACCTCGCAATCAAGATTTTGAGAACGATGTAATTCTTGAAGGTCGTCCAATATCAGCTGCCACATCTGTCACATTGACTGATGAAGTTTTAGAAAGTGCACATCGTTACGTGTTATTCAATACAGCCATAGTGGAACTTTATTTGGA GATGCATATAGAGGAGTTAAAGAATTCGGATGCTAGTCTTggtcttcaaaaaaataaaagtttactTTTGAAGAGGCACGCCgacaacttttcaaaatggttgAGGGAAAAG ATTCAGATAAAAGCATGCACAAATAATGAATTGGAGATACTACAATGGCTTGCTAATGGTCCTAGGAAGCATGCTATGAGTTATACGGGTTATATCATCAATGGGCAGCGGTTCCACACAAAGGAAGCTGAAAAATCAACCCAAAATAGTGGTGTTTCCATTGACGCGGCAACTCTATGTAGATCAAGTGTGAAGGACAATGCACAAGTTCTTGATGTAGTTTCATACTACGGGGTGATAAAGGATATAATTTTGTTAGATTATCACACATTTCAACTACCAATGTTCAAGTGTGACTGGGCAAACATTGGCCATGGTGTTAGGATGGAAGATGGTTTTACACTTGTTAACCTACACCAAGGTCAGATCCAATATGACAAAGATCCATTTATCCTTGCATCCCAAGCAAAGCAAGTTTTTTATTCAAGGGAAACCGAATCTTCGAATTGGTATGTTGTACTAAAGGCACCTCCTAGGGGATTTTATGACTTGGAAATGTACGAAGATACTGTGGATACAACTTCTAGGCCGCAAGATGTTTCAGTCCTTGGTATGAatgatgacgatgatgatggAAGGATAACTAACGTTAGAGGAGATTGTGAGGGTACATGGATTGAGGATTTCTAG
- the LOC131311050 gene encoding uncharacterized protein LOC131311050 isoform X1 yields the protein MFELDGLVQQLGYAPNVLFYCKKPNCSLDNGLVPIRCDKDAYGMLNFLHKNRTIVLYLKHVGGLDPIESQVGSSKNSVTQAQVIESQVGSSKNSVAQVDLESHVQVCDVDVEPYNIDLGPINLESEFVFQEGNMEQGNGLDDVNIEDVNQVHMGDANSESSNDSVYYSDHSYQESDDDRLYDIFVDENEEFVGFPDIDERNPHVEPIDDQGQLSDGDPKYDSDYSFYSSSDEEADRRTKPPFKTFKPEIDMEDPRFMKGQYFNSAKEFKEAIKQHAIKHQRNVKLVKNDKRRVRAKCESPCEWLVYAAKVLANSKYQVMTYKSKHTCTITYSNRNVTSHMIAKRYMEDLRTNPRIPLQSFKDRVRKEMKVDVSKTQIYKAKRKAAELIYGSDLEQYGRLWDYCA from the coding sequence ATGTTTGAGTTGGATGGCCTGGTCCAACAACTTGGGTATGCTCCTAATGTCTTATTTTACTGTAAGAAGCCCAATTGCAGTTTGGATAATGGGCTTGTACCTATTAGGTGTGATAAAGATGCATATGGGATGTTGAATTTTTTGCACAAGAATAGGACTATTGTGCTTTACTTGAAACATGTAGGAGGATTGGACCCAATTGAGAGTCAAGTGGGCAGTTCAAAGAATAGTGTAACCCAGGCCCAGGTAATTGAGAGTCAGGTGGGCAGTTCAAAGAATAGTGTAGCCCAAGTTGATTTGGAATCCCATGTTCAAGTGTGTGATGTGGATGTAGAACCCTACAATATTGATTTAGGGCCTATTAATTTAGAATCTGAGTTTGTGTTTCAAGAGGGTAATATGGAACAGGGTAATGGATTGGATGATGTGAACATAGAGGATGTGAACCAAGTACACATGGGAGATGCCAACTCTGAGTCTTCCAATGACAGTGTGTATTATAGTGACCATTCTTACCAAGAGAGTGATGATGATAGATTATATGACATATTTGTAGATGAGAATGAAGAGTTTGTTGGATTCCCTGACATTGATGAGAGAAACCCACATGTTGAACCTATTGATGATCAAGGGCAGTTGAGTGATGGTGATCCAAAGTATGATTCAGACTATAGTTTTTATAGTTCATCTGATGAAGAAGCTGATAGGAGAACCAAGCCACCCTTTAAGACTTTCAAGCCTGAAATTGATATGGAAGATCCTAGATTTATGAAAGGCCAGTATTTTAATTCAGCTAAGGAGTTTAAGGAAGCTATTAAGCAACATGCCATTAAGCATCAAAGGAATGTAAAACTTGTGAAAAATGACAAGAGAAGAGTGAGGGCAAAGTGTGAATCTCCTTGTGAATGGCTGGTATATGCTGCTAAAGTCCTAGCAAATTCAAAATATCAGGTGATGACCTATAAGAGTAAACACACATGTACCATAACTTACTCCAATAGGAATGTAACTTCCCACATGATAGCAAAGAGATACATGGAGGATCTCAGGACCAATCCAAGGATTCCATTGCAATCATTCAAAGACAGGGTAAGGAAAGAAATGAAGGTGGATGTTTCTAAGACTCAGATCTACAAAGCAAAGAGAAAGGCAGCTGAATTGATTTATGGTTCTGATCTTGAACAGTATGGTAGGCTTTGGGATTACTGTGCATAG
- the LOC131311047 gene encoding uncharacterized protein LOC131311047: MYYMYDCMISGNKLGVVKMVDKDWVRLNRCTDEYMNAALNFVEMANQNAEYVGKILCPCKHCRNLSHHRVDDVYEHLVINGMDPTYTTWFHHGEEPSAAQKPNEAETSDAHNLYSATYARDADHLEPLDEAKDKVFAKALGDAETPLYPGCENYTKLSAIVTLYKIKAESEWTDESFTILLGKLHDMFPKDNSLLCSVRAVRKFLKTFELGYEKIHACVKDCCLFRKENAELENCPKCGCSRWKVDVRTKKIKKGVPAKVLRYFPIIPRFQNMYRSLQVAKDLTWHSTHRSSDAKMRHPVDSPTWKTIDDKWPSFSADPRNLRLGLATDGFNPFRNLSSTYSCWPVMLVMYNLPPWLWMKKENVLLTLLIPGPKQPGNDIDVYLRPLIEDLQILWTNGAPVYDRFTNSTFNLRAILMWTMHDFPAYGNVAGCTTKGKFACPICGENTRFLWLKFSRKTVYLCHRCFLPPSHPFRKKKSWFDGKEEKGKKPRIMTGKQISETLKDMKNDWGKGGEGNKKRKRDNEVKQRRKKRSIFFDLSYFEVSVINRHFDQSISYIYIY, translated from the exons ATGTATTACATGTACGATTGTATGATATCAGGAAACAAGCTTGGTGTTGTTAAGATGGTGGACAAAGATTGGGTGCGTTTGAATAG ATGCACTGACGAGTATATGAACGCAGCATTGAACTTTGTGGAGATGGCTAATCAAAATGCAGAATATGTAGGAAAGATTCTATGCCCTTGCAAACATTGTCGGAATTTGAGCCACCATCGTGTTGATGATGTTTATGAACACTTGGTCATAAATGGAATGGATCCTACATACACAACTTGGTTTCATCATGGGGAGGAGCCAAGTGCTGCACAAAAACCTAATGAAGCGGAAACGTCAGATGCTCATAACTTATACAGTGCGACTTATGCACGAGATGCCGACCATCTTGAACCACTCGACGAAGCTAAAGATAAGGTCTTTGCAAAAGCATTAGGGGATGCAGAAACTCCATTATACCCTGGTTGTGAAAACTATACGAAGTTGTCAGCAATTGTCACTTTGTACAAGATCAAAGCTGAAAGTGAATGGACAGATGAGAGTTTCACAATTCTTTTAGGGAAACTTCACGATATGTTCCCCAAGGACAATTCACTGCTATGCTCTGTTCGTGCAGTTAGAAAGTTCCTTAAAACATTTGAATTGGGTTACGAGAAAATTCATGCTTGTGTGAAGGATTGTTGTTTATTTAGGAAAGAGAACGCAGAATTGGAGAATTGTCCAAAATGTGGTTGTTCAAGATGGAAGGTAGACGTACgcacaaagaaaataaaaaaaggggttCCTGCCAAAGTGTTGAGatattttccaataattccaagGTTTCAGAACATGTATAGGTCATTGCAAGTAGCTAAAGATTTGACATGGCACTCTACTCATAGAAGCAGTGATGCCAAGATGCGACACCCAGTAGATTCACCAACTTGGAAAACAATCGATGATAAGTGGCCATCTTTCTCAGCAGACCCACGGAATCTAAGACTTGGTCTTGCTACTGATGGTTTCAATCCATTTCGGAATTTGAGTTCGACGTATAGTTGTTGGCCCGTTATGTTGGTTATGTACAACTTGCCACCTTGGTTATggatgaaaaaggaaaatgttttgTTAACACTTTTGATTCCAGGACCTAAGCAACCGGGTAATGATATTGATGTATATCTACGACCTCTTATAGAAGACCTACAAATTTTGTGGACCAACGGAGCACCTGTCTATGATAGGTTCACTAACTCTACATTCAATTTGAGGGCAATTTTGATGTGGACAATGCATGATTTTCCAGCATATGGAAATGTTGCCGGGTGTACGACAAAGGGTAAATTTGCATGTCCTATTTGTGGTGAAAATACACGTTTTCTATGGCTGAAATTCAGTAGGAAAACTGTATATTTGTGCCATAGGTGCTTTCTTCCACCATCTCACCCCTTTCGGAAGAAAAAATCATGGTTTGatggaaaggaagaaaaggggaaaaaacctaGAATCATGACTGGCAAACAAATTTCGGAAACCCTGAAAGATATGAAGAATGACTGGGGGAAAGGTGGAGAAGGAAATAAAAAACGAAAGCGGGACAATGAAGTTAAACAAAGGCGGAAAAAGAGGTCAATCTTTTTTGATTTATCATATTTTGAGGTAAGTGTTATCAACCGGCATTTTGATCAATCTATATCTTATATTTACATATATTGA